One Selenihalanaerobacter shriftii genomic window, TTAAAAAGGCCGGCGCTAAAGAAGTGCATATGGCTATATCCTCTCCACCTGTAACTTATCCATGTTATTATGGATTAGATACATCTCGCAGACAAGAGTTAATCGCAGCTAAAAAAAGTATTGAAGAGATTGCTGGACATATAGGAGCTGATTCTTTACATTATTTAAGCCAAGAAGGACTATTAAACTCAATTAATGCTGAAGACTATGGCTATTGTACTTCTTGTTTTGATGGTGACTATCATATAAAGGTAGGAACAGGCAAGTTTGACCTAGAATAAAATGGAGGTGATAGGATGGGAGTATCTTATGAAGAGGCTGGAGTTAATATTGCTGCTGGAGAAGAAGCAGTAGATAAAATAACAAAAGATGTGGAATCAACCTTTGGGAAAGAGGTTTTGACCGGTTTAGGAAGTTTTGGGGCACTTTTTGCTCCTAATTTGAATGGTTATGAAGAGCCGATTTTGGTAGCCGGTACAGATGGAGTAGGAACTAAATTAAAAGTAGCTTTTATGATGGATAAACACGATACTATTGGAATAGATTTAGTAGCTATGTCCGTTAATGATATTATAGTGCAAGGTGCTAAGCCTTTATTTTTCTTAGATTATTTGGCAATTGATAATTTAATTCCTAAAAAGGCAGAAGAAATTGTAAAAGGAATTAGTAAAGGTTGCAAAGAAGCGGGAGCTGCTTTAATTGGGGGAGAAATGGCTGAGATGCCAGGATTTTATAATCAGAATGAGTATGATTTAGCTGGTTTCGCTGTAGGTGTCGTAGATAAGAAAAAATTAATTACAGGTCAAGAAATAAAGCCTGGTGATAAAGTAATCGGGTTATCTTCAAATGGCATTCATAGTAATGGCTACTCTTTAGCAAGAAAAGTATTATTTGATATGGCAGATTATGATGTAGATGCTGAAATTAAAGAGCTAGATAGAAAGCTAGGAGAGGAACTGTTACAACCGACTAAGATTTATGTAAAACCAATATTAGAATTAATGAAAGAATTTAATTTAAAAGGTATTGCTCATATTACCGGTGGTGGATTAATAGAGAATCTACCTAGAATTCTACCAACAGGAACTAAAGCAGTAATTGATTCAGAAGAATGGCCTACACCATCTATTTTTGATATAATTAAGGATAAAGGTAATATCGAAGCTAAAGAAATGTATCGAACTTTTAATATGGGAATAGGTATGGCGATTGTAGTTCCTAAAATGGATGCTGATAATATTTTAAATAAATTAGAAGATATAGGTGAAGATGCTTATTTAATCGGCGAGATACAAAAAGGTGATAAGAATGTTGATTTGAATTTGTAGGAGAAGAGAGGTGAATTAGATGGCTAAAAGACTGAGATTAGGGGTTTTAGTTTCCGGACGTGGAACTAATTTGCAGTCTATAATTAATAGTATTGAGGCAGATAGATTGAATGCTAAGATTGAAATTATAATTAGTGACAATCTTGATGCTAAGGCTTTAGAAAGAGCTAAAAAGCATGGAATAAAAGGAGTTTCTATAATCCCAGGTGATTTTAATAGTAAGCAAGAGTATGAAGAAAAGATGATTACAATATTAGAAGAGCATGGAGTAGAATTAGTAGCTATGGCAGGTTTTATAACAATTTTAAGTTCTCATTTTATAGAATATTATCGTAATCGTTTGATGAATATCCATCCGTCTTTATTACCAGCTTTTCCGGGGTTGGATGCACAACGCCAAGCATTTAAGCATGGAGTGAAAGTAACAGGCTGTACTGTTCATTTCGCTTATGAAGGGATGGACACCGGACCAATTATTCTACAAGAAGCAGTTCAAGTTTTAGAAGATGATACAGTAGCTAGTCTTTCTCGGCGAATATTAGCAGAGGAACATCAAATATATCCTAAAGCTATTCAACTTTTTGCTGATAGAAGATTAAAAGTTGAAGGAAGAAAAGTGGAGATTCTATAAAACTAAGTATAGAGGTGATAAGATGTCAAAAGTAAGATATGCCCTAATTAGCGTGTCAAATAAGGATGGAATAGTAGAATTTGCTGAGCAATTAGATGAGTTAGGTATTAATATTATTTCTACTGGAGGAACTGGCAGAAAGTTAAAAGAGGCAGGCATTGAAGTAATAGATATTACTAAAGTAACTAATTACCCAGAAATGATGGATGGTAGGGTAAAAACACTTCATCCCGCAGTACATGGTGGAATTTTAGCAGTTAGAGATAATAAAGAACATATGAAAGAGATTAAAGAGGAAGGCATTAAGCCTATAGAGTTAATTATAGTTAACTTGTATCCTTTTGCTGAAACTATTGCTAAAGATGATGTGGATTTTACTGAAGCAATTGAAAATATTGATATTGGTGGTCCAACTATGATTCGATCAGCTGCTAAGAACCATCAAGATGTAGGAGTAGTAGTTAATCCGAATGATTATAATAAGATTTTAGATGAATTGAAGAATAATGATCTAAGGTTAAATTCAGAAGTAAAATTAGAATTAGCTTATAAAGCTTTTAAGCATACTGCAGAGTATGATCACTTAATTCAAGACTATTTATCCGATTTTGTTGAAAAAGATTCAGGACTATCTCCTGTTATTAGAGAAAGGTATGAGAAAGTTGATGATTTAAGATATGGTGAAAATCCACATCAAAAAGCAGCTTTCTACTGTGAAACAGAGACTACAGAGCCTTCAATAACTACTGCTAAACAATTACATGGTAAATCCTTATCATTCAATAATATCAATGACACCAATGGTGCATTAGAATTGGTAAAGGAATTTACAGAAAGGCCAGCAGTAGCAGTAATTAAACATGCTAATCCATGTGGAATCGCTACAGCTGAAACATTGGCAAAAGCTTATGAAGAAGCATATGCAGGTGATCCTACTTCTGCTTATGGAAGCATTGTAGCCTTAAATAGAGAAGTAGATGAAACAACAGCCAAAGAAATAGCAGGACCTGAAAAGTTTGTAGAGGCTGTCATTGCTCCAAAATTTAGTGAAGAAGCATTAAAGGTATTAAAAGAACGATGGGAAAATGTACGGTTATTAGAAACAGGAGATTTATTTATAGATCAGAATACTAAAGAAAAAGATATGAAAAAAGTAGTTGGGGGATTATTGGTACAAGATAGAGATATAGTTCAACTTGATGAGTCAGAAGTCGAAGTAGTAACTGAAAGAGAGCCTACTGATCAAGAATTAAAAGATATGTTATTCAGTTGGAAAGTAGTTAAGCATGTAAAGTCTAACGCTATAGTAATGGCTAAAGATGAACAAGTTGTTGGAGTTGGAGCTGGACAGATGAGTCGAGTCGATGCCATGATTATTGCTGGACGTAAAGCTGGAGATAGAAAAGTGGAAGCAGTAGTAGCATCAGATGCTTTCTTTCCATTTAAAGATGCTATTGAAAGTGCAGCAGAAGCTGGAATTAAAGCTATTATTCAGCCAGGTGGTTCCATTAGAGATGAAGAAGTAATAGCAGCAGCAAATGAAAATAATATAGCTATGGTCTTCACTGGTAGAAGACATTTTAAACATTAATCTTTGCATAAGAGCTTGAGTATACTCAAGCTCTTATTTATATTTTAGCTTGTGAATAAAAGAACATTTGTTTGCAAAATGACTTAAGTTAGTGTATAATGATAAAAAATATATTTTTTAATAAAAGGTGACATTAATGGAGGATAGAGGGATGATTTTAGGGGGAAGCATTAGTTGTGCAAAAATATAGGGTTAAGATTAAAGGATTAGATAACTCTATTGAAGAATATAGAAGTGAGGTTAATTTTTAGACTTAAATTTAATTATTAGAAAATTAAAAAAACGAGAGGGTGTTAAGTAATTGTACTTTCCAACTAAAGAAGAGGCTGAAGCAATGGGGGAGAAAGGAAATATAATTCCTATTTATCGTAAGATTGCTTTAAATGATGAAACACCGATTTCTGTTATTGAAAAATTGGGAGGAGACGATAAAGAATTCTTTTTATTAGAGAGTGGAAAAGGACCTGAGAATATTGCCCGTTATTCTTTTTTAGGTTATCAACCATTTATGACTTTTAGAAGTAAAGGTAATCAAATTAATATTAAGAATGAAGAAGAAAGAATAGAGTTAACTGATGATCCTTTACAGAAATTAAGTGAACTCATGGATGAATACCAGCCGGTTAAAGTAGATGGATTACCTAAATTTTATGGTGGAGGGATTGGCTGTTTTAATTATGATGTGGGTCGTTTTTTTGAGGAATTACCTACAGATGCAGAAGATGATTTAGAATTACCAGAGATTTATTTTACTTTTACTGATACAGTAATTGTGTTTGATCATTTTGCTGACGAGTTATTAGTAATTGCTAATATGATGTTAGATGAGGGTGAAATAAATGAGTTATATGATCAAGCTGTAGAACGTATAGATTGGATTATTGATCAGTTAGAAGAGAATGAATATCAAGATGAAATTAAAGAGTTCACTGGTGATTTAGCATTTAATGAAGATGATTTAGATTATGAGGCTAGCTTTAGCAGGGAAGAGTTTGCTAATGCTGTACGAAAGGCTAAAGAATATATTAAAGCTGGGGATATTTTTCAGGTTAATTTATCAGTTAGAGTAGACACGCCTATAACAGAAGATCCTTTTACAGTTTATAAAGTATTACGCAAATTGAACCCATCACCATATATGGCTTATTTGAATTTTGGAGATTTACAGATTGTTAGTTCGTCTCCTGAATTATTAGTTCGTTCATTAGATGGAGTAGTAGAAACTAGACCAATTGCTGGTACTAGGCCACGAGGTAAGACTAAAAAAGAAACTCAAGCATTGGCTGATGAATTGATTAACCATCCAAAAGAGAGAGCGGAACATATTATGTTAGTCGATTTAGAAAGAAATGACTTAGGACGAGTTTCTGATTATGGAACAGTAGAAGTGGA contains:
- the purM gene encoding phosphoribosylformylglycinamidine cyclo-ligase, whose translation is MGVSYEEAGVNIAAGEEAVDKITKDVESTFGKEVLTGLGSFGALFAPNLNGYEEPILVAGTDGVGTKLKVAFMMDKHDTIGIDLVAMSVNDIIVQGAKPLFFLDYLAIDNLIPKKAEEIVKGISKGCKEAGAALIGGEMAEMPGFYNQNEYDLAGFAVGVVDKKKLITGQEIKPGDKVIGLSSNGIHSNGYSLARKVLFDMADYDVDAEIKELDRKLGEELLQPTKIYVKPILELMKEFNLKGIAHITGGGLIENLPRILPTGTKAVIDSEEWPTPSIFDIIKDKGNIEAKEMYRTFNMGIGMAIVVPKMDADNILNKLEDIGEDAYLIGEIQKGDKNVDLNL
- the purN gene encoding phosphoribosylglycinamide formyltransferase, which gives rise to MAKRLRLGVLVSGRGTNLQSIINSIEADRLNAKIEIIISDNLDAKALERAKKHGIKGVSIIPGDFNSKQEYEEKMITILEEHGVELVAMAGFITILSSHFIEYYRNRLMNIHPSLLPAFPGLDAQRQAFKHGVKVTGCTVHFAYEGMDTGPIILQEAVQVLEDDTVASLSRRILAEEHQIYPKAIQLFADRRLKVEGRKVEIL
- the purH gene encoding bifunctional phosphoribosylaminoimidazolecarboxamide formyltransferase/IMP cyclohydrolase, whose translation is MSKVRYALISVSNKDGIVEFAEQLDELGINIISTGGTGRKLKEAGIEVIDITKVTNYPEMMDGRVKTLHPAVHGGILAVRDNKEHMKEIKEEGIKPIELIIVNLYPFAETIAKDDVDFTEAIENIDIGGPTMIRSAAKNHQDVGVVVNPNDYNKILDELKNNDLRLNSEVKLELAYKAFKHTAEYDHLIQDYLSDFVEKDSGLSPVIRERYEKVDDLRYGENPHQKAAFYCETETTEPSITTAKQLHGKSLSFNNINDTNGALELVKEFTERPAVAVIKHANPCGIATAETLAKAYEEAYAGDPTSAYGSIVALNREVDETTAKEIAGPEKFVEAVIAPKFSEEALKVLKERWENVRLLETGDLFIDQNTKEKDMKKVVGGLLVQDRDIVQLDESEVEVVTEREPTDQELKDMLFSWKVVKHVKSNAIVMAKDEQVVGVGAGQMSRVDAMIIAGRKAGDRKVEAVVASDAFFPFKDAIESAAEAGIKAIIQPGGSIRDEEVIAAANENNIAMVFTGRRHFKH
- the trpE gene encoding anthranilate synthase component I produces the protein MYFPTKEEAEAMGEKGNIIPIYRKIALNDETPISVIEKLGGDDKEFFLLESGKGPENIARYSFLGYQPFMTFRSKGNQINIKNEEERIELTDDPLQKLSELMDEYQPVKVDGLPKFYGGGIGCFNYDVGRFFEELPTDAEDDLELPEIYFTFTDTVIVFDHFADELLVIANMMLDEGEINELYDQAVERIDWIIDQLEENEYQDEIKEFTGDLAFNEDDLDYEASFSREEFANAVRKAKEYIKAGDIFQVNLSVRVDTPITEDPFTVYKVLRKLNPSPYMAYLNFGDLQIVSSSPELLVRSLDGVVETRPIAGTRPRGKTKKETQALADELINHPKERAEHIMLVDLERNDLGRVSDYGTVEVDELMVIEEYSHVIHIVSNVRGELHQDKDRFDILRAAFPGGTITGAPKVRTMEIIEELEPVRRGPYTGSIGFLGFGEEMELNIVIRTMVIKDGRAYIQAGAGIVDDSIPEKEYEESLKKAEALLKTITLVEKGDIK